DNA sequence from the Lycium barbarum isolate Lr01 chromosome 5, ASM1917538v2, whole genome shotgun sequence genome:
TAAATTGCAAAAACATGTGTGCCAGGTTTTAGCTCAGTAATCTCGCATGGTTGAAATCCATCTAGTTTCTTGAAAAATGCTGAGTCTGGATCCTTTGCAGCTGCTGATGCCTATATATTAGCTCAAGCAGAAAAATAATGTGAACACATGAGCACAAACTTAAGAGAACCAACTAAAAATTGAAATTATGCATAGATATAAACTCACCGATGTCTGGGTTTGATCCATGTGATAAACTGGGAATCCAAGAAAATACATGCCGGCGGATGTGACTTTCCCGGTTTTTGAGCTATCTTCCTGCAAAGAAGTCACGATAAATTTACAGCGGACACTAAGGAAGTAGAACTGCCAGGATCATAAACCAGATTAGCATAAACAACGATAAGAGGATTTTTGGCAACCGATGGATTGTGACTAATCTGAGGGCAAGTGGAGTAGCTTATAGTAGAGGGTATCGAAAAAAAAGAACGCAGAAAAGGATAGTGTTTGAGCAATGATATCACTTAATGTGAAGCCGCTAATTGATCTAGTTTCATTTTTCAATTGCCCCACATCTGCTATTCCGTCATTAAAGAAAATTAAAAGAACATGAACTCAGCATATCAGTAGAGAAGTGAATGAGAAACTTATTTTTGGTGCTAAAGAAAAGGATAGTGCATCATTTGGGAATAGGCATAAACTTCTTGATTTGAACAGAAAACTGGTACCCGTATCCATATATTTATAAGCCAAAAAAGAGCTCATTGTGATCTCTTCAAGCCTAAACTACCATGAAATTTGAAGTGTGATCTTATAGATTTACTTGACAACAAGGAGCAAACAAACGAATAGAAAGGATTGGAACCTGTAATGCAAGGCTCAGCCCGCCATTTTCTTCCTGGTCAAAGTATAACAGCTGCACACACAAAATTCAAATGACCAAACTGTGACAAACTCAAAACAGATCAACACAGAGAACATTTCAGTTGATAGAATTAAACCAAAACAAATTGAAGTCATTAAATCATGTTATAATCTATGACGGAAATCATAATATGATACTCCCAAATGAGGAAAGCATGTCATATTAAACTAGTCAGAAATCAGTCTCACTCCGCTTGATGATTCATTCCAAAAGAGAAAAACGAAATTTGCATTTtttatgacaagtaaattttcctaGGATCAACTTCCCGACATGGAAGAAATCAGAATGGTGACACTATGTTTAAACAACATGAAGAATCATCCGAGACATTTCCTCTTTCTCTGCCCCCGTTTTACAACTAAaacctaagttgctcggactcttcactttcgatGCCACACCTGTGTCGACAAGacatgggtgtgggtgtgggatccGTAACGGATTTGGTCAACCAACTTTGGGTCTCTGACCAAAATTGACGACAAATTAGAGACAAATACAATAATGCACAGGAGCTGGTTTTACCATGTGCGCATACAAAGGGTAGCGGCtgtgggttcccatgtcatcaaaaaaaaaaaaaaagttcaggcgaaattgaagaaaatggaataccttgtatatagaaatttctatgtcagtccttttccttttatctccttCTGTGATTCTCCTCTTAATGTCTCATAATTTAGACATGTaactctatttttagatatttgaattatttttagcCTGCACACGTACCCGTACCCGATCCGTccccccgaatcttaaaattagATCATGAAATATCTGCACCCATAATAAacacccgagtccgagcaacttagtcTAAAACAGTAGTTTAACGGGACATCATAGATGACATATCTACTATCTACTACTGATAACACATTTCTACAAGGTCCTAAAAATTTAACAAAGAGGCCTGCCACCTTAGAGCATTCCTAGGATTCGTTAAGATCAGCAACACACATAAATTTTCCGATTACCAAAGTCAGCATGTCAAGACAGATCACTTAAACAGAAATAGAGATGAGCAAATCAAACCTAAATGAGCAAAGACATGAGAAAAAGCATCTAAGAGTTTGCGTCTAGGTCTGGCAAACTGGTTAGAAGAATAAGTAACCATCCAATCCGACCCATTAAATATGGGTTAGATAATTGACCATTTAAAAATGgatcaaatatggatattatcCATATTATCCACTAAAAATGGGTATCCAGATgaataatatggatatccatattatcaatACCCATTTATCTACTTCCTTTCAGGGAGTCTAAGCTTATTTTGGCTTTTAGGTTGTGTTCTGACCTGACTATTCCTGAAACCatagataatatggatatccatattttCCGTCGGTTAACCCATTTTTTATCCGTATTAAATATGGGGGGTTGGATACTTTATCCGTTTTTGTTTAACCCGTTTTCGACAAGATCATATCTGATCTGACCCGCCCGTTTGCCACTCCTATTTGTGTCTATCGAATGATTTATCAGGAAAACAAAAGAGAGCCTATCTAATGATGGATATATTTGAATATATTCTAGAAGCACACTGTTAAGCCTCTAACTCGGCtacatataaaatattgataagTGACGCGCATCAGTCTTAAAGTCTGTAAATGCAACAGTAAACCAAGCAGTCCTCCATTAGCAATGTAGCAGTCTTTTTGTAGCAAAAAACTTCCTTTCAAGCTTATTTTGGCTTTTAGCTTGTGTTCTCACCTGACTATTCCTAAAACCatagataatatggatatccatattttCCATCGGTTAACCCATTTTTTATCCGTATTAAATATGGGGGGTTGGATACCTTATCCGTTTTTGTTTAACCCGTTTTCGACCCGATCATATCTGATCTGACCCGCCCGTTTGCCACTCCTATTTGTGTCTATCGAATGATTTATCAGGAAAACAAAAGAGAGCCTATCTAATGATGGATATATTTGAATATATTCTAGAAGCACACTGTTAAGCCTCTAACTCAGCtacatataaaatattgataagTGACGCGCATCAGTCTTAAAGTCTGTAAATGCAACAGTAAACCAAGCAGTCCTCCATTAGCAATGTAGCAGTCTTTTTGTAGCAAAAAACTCGTCGATTATATTTTCCAACTGACCAAATGAATTTTTCCTATCATCAGAAGTGTGAGTCCAAGTAGCAAGCATTCAGTTGATCAAATATACACAATAAAGTAAACCTAAGCATATTTGGCTTTAGATTTTGACAGACCTTGAATTTGCTTTTTTCTCGTGAATGAACTCGGAAAACAAGGCCTCCTTTAGCTTCCTTTTCTGTTATTGTAACAGAGTAGAAGTGAGCAGATTGCTTTTCTACCTGTTAAGAAGAAGATAAGAACTTCTGCAGTGACTAAATTTTAACAAGAATAAATAACATAAGATTTAGATTGATACCTTCCTGCATAAAGGTTGCCCAAGTGAAAGCGATTGAATAGGTACTGAACCATTGAAGGCTTCCTCTAGAACAGTTGCAGAGACTGTGGTTTTTATTGGTACACCAAGCTTACTGCTCATAATGAAATAAGCTAAAATTTATCATCATGCAACATAAATTTCATGAGCAGTAAGTCTGACTTCAACGAAAAGGAACATAAAAAGATTACATGCAACATGGACTGACCTAAAAAGTGCAGCAAACATAGTATTCACAGTTCCCAAACTTGAAAGATCAAGCTCCAATTCTTGGCTTTCTGACTCAACAGCCTGTTTAATACTTCCATTAGGTATAGCACCAACATTCTCATTTTTTCTAATAGGGAGAATGCACAAGAGAAAGTCTAAGTCTTAAACTAAATATAGATATCTAGGATAAAGAgaagagaaaatgacaaaaaagtTCCCTTATGTTTGAGGGAAGGTTTAAAATAGctccttaagtatgcacttaacagtttggTCCTTTAAGCTTGCCAAAAGTTAACGCTTTTAGTCTCCGTAAAATATTaccgaactctgtttgttagatttgacgaaaaCAGtttgttgggggtgggggtggggttggagGAGAGATGGAACTCACATTTAAAGGTACAATTTTGTAGGTTCTGCTATTTGTAATTTATTTCTAAGGTCTGATGCAGCTTTTTGAGGTGTAATTTATGctatcttttatatattcttagtCTCCAAACTCTAGTGTAGTTTTTTGTGttgcatattttaggatttgatCGGATTTTCTTGGTGTTTATAGTTAAGTCTTTTGTTTTCCATTGTTTCTGTCAAATCTAATCGACAGAGTTGGTAAATATTTtacggagactaaaagtgttttaacttttggcaaacttaaaggaccaaaagtCCAAAACTGTTGAGTGCATACTTGAAGGAatattttgaacctaccctcaaacataagggaccatttttgtcattttctcataAAGAACAATACAAAACTAAATTATCAACCAGAAGGCATCATATGCTTAGGAAAAGAATAAGTAAATTAACTTCCTGCCCTACAGACTACACTGAGGGGGAAAAAAACCTCAAAGCCAGCTGAGTTATATTGACGCCTTTTATCTGGATCAGATAAAATGTTATATGAAAAGGTGACCTCCTTAAACATGTCCGCTGCTTTAGGGTCATTTGCATTCTTGTCAGGATGATACCTACATTATGCAAAAGTGCAAACAGAAAACAATATAACCTCCACCAGACAAGAAGGATATTATTTGCATCCTGCTATATAAAAGGACTTAAAATGACAAGCTATGATTGAATACTACACTCTCATGAGaacaatatttttaaaattgattgCTAGTCGATTTACAAACAGTGATGTGATAATTTCCACAGGCATCCAGAACCAACTTTGTAATTGTTGCCATGGAAATATTGTAATACTTTGATATATCAAACTCAAAGGtaactttcaaaaactacatatACTGAAGCTCCGATGTGAAAGATGAGACTAACAAAAGATCAAAGTAAAGAAGACAAAATTCTTTCCTATAGCATAACTACAAAGATAACATTTGAAAAGAACTGACTTTCTAAAAGATTAAATTCTTCCAGAATCCTGCACAAACTACCACTTCTCCTTTACTTCCAAATCACAAAACCGCAAAAATAATTCTTTGACAGTTATTGTTTCCTCTTAAATTAgcaaatcaagaacattaaggaAAAGATCTTTTTTCTCCCAATTTAGTTACTTCAAATTGGTTGCAGACCTAAAACTTGAAAAGAATTCCTAGTCAAATCCCATGAAATTTCAAATGAATGAAAGAAAATCCACAgggaaaaaaaacaaaagaaaggtaAAAAGCTCTCATCTGACAACAATAACACATAAAAGGCTTTCTTCAAAATTTTCTTGTTCTATAAAAATTCTCAGAAACAATAGAGCTTCAATATTGATGCATCATCATAACGCTTATAACAACTATGTCTAACAATTCTATATAACTAAGCCTTTCGAACTACCATTCCCAAGCTAAAGTTATTTTTATTATCACAGAGGCAATAACAACAATACACATCACAATAGACAAAAGACAAAACAAAACTGAAAGAACACCAAAATGAGGTTTCAAGAAAACAACTCTACAATACCCAAAAAAAGAGCACTGTAAACAAAGAAAATACATAAAAGGTCAAAACTTAAATTAAAAGGGTCAAAGATTAAACATACTTCAAAGCTAATTTCCTGTAAGCACTTCTCATTTCTTGCTATAACAATTGTTGCTAACATCTCTATACAACAACTAAGCCTACAGAACTACCATCCCCAAGCTAACTAATTCTCTTTATCACAGGGGCAATAACAACAATACACATCACAAAATCTAAAAATTTTGCCCCACTCTTcagacacccccccccccccccccaaaaaaaaaaaaagataatattAAAATTTAAAGAACACAAAATGGGGTTATCAAGAAAACTCCTCTACAATAACAAAAAAAATACAACTGACAACAAACAAAACAAATAAAAGGGTCAAAACTTAAATTAAAAAGGGTCAAAGATTAAACATTACTTCAAAGCTAATTTCCTGTAAGAACTTTTGATTTCTTGATCTGTTGAATTCCTGGAAACACCTAATACCTCATAAGGATCTCTCCTTAAAGGCTTTTCTTCCTCATTCTTTTCAGATTTCCACTTATGCCCCGGCATTTTTTCTTTCTTACCACTTCAAGGCCACAACtttaattttttgaatttttttttttttttttttttgaagaaaacaCTAACAGCcaaatcaaattttgataaaGATTGAAACTTTGACCGGAGAATATGTTAATGTGAATTTTCTCATACCCAcatcaaattattatttttccaagAAATTTGTATTTCTGGGAAAATATTTGGGGTATTT
Encoded proteins:
- the LOC132641421 gene encoding chaperone protein dnaJ 16 isoform X2; translated protein: MRSAYRKLALKYHPDKNANDPKAADMFKEVTFSYNILSDPDKRRQYNSAGFEAVESESQELELDLSSLGTVNTMFAALFSKLGVPIKTTVSATVLEEAFNGSVPIQSLSLGQPLCRKVEKQSAHFYSVTITEKEAKGGLVFRVHSREKSKFKLLYFDQEENGGLSLALQEDSSKTGKVTSAGMYFLGFPVYHMDQTQTSASAAAKDPDSAFFKKLDGFQPCEITELKPGTHVFAIYGDNFFKSASYTIEVVCAAPFTEEKENLRAVEAQILSKRVELSKFETEYREVLAQFTEMTSRYAQEMQAIDELLKHRNEIHASYKTLPAMKRSSSNRSKNQGGSKETREDGPVREKKPSRDRTKKKKWFYIPLKVDKRKPC
- the LOC132641421 gene encoding chaperone protein dnaJ 16 isoform X1; this translates as MPGHKWKSEKNEEEKPLRRDPYEVLGVSRNSTDQEIKSSYRKLALKYHPDKNANDPKAADMFKEVTFSYNILSDPDKRRQYNSAGFEAVESESQELELDLSSLGTVNTMFAALFSKLGVPIKTTVSATVLEEAFNGSVPIQSLSLGQPLCRKVEKQSAHFYSVTITEKEAKGGLVFRVHSREKSKFKLLYFDQEENGGLSLALQEDSSKTGKVTSAGMYFLGFPVYHMDQTQTSASAAAKDPDSAFFKKLDGFQPCEITELKPGTHVFAIYGDNFFKSASYTIEVVCAAPFTEEKENLRAVEAQILSKRVELSKFETEYREVLAQFTEMTSRYAQEMQAIDELLKHRNEIHASYKTLPAMKRSSSNRSKNQGGSKETREDGPVREKKPSRDRTKKKKWFYIPLKVDKRKPC